The genomic window TCGACGATGGCCTTGTTCGTCGGAGGCGACACCACGACCCGGACCCCGAGCGTCTCAAGAAACTCCTCCCATAGAGGGTAGAACTCGTAGTAGAGCAACCCGCGGGGAATGCCCACACTGATTGCCATCGCGCATCACTTTCTACAACTGGCGCGCCTCTCCCAGGGCCTTGTGGACTTCCTTCAGCAACTCCACCACAGGCAGATGCTGTGGGCAAGCTCGCTCGCAGTTGCCGCACGCCACGCACGCGGACGCGTCTTTGCCCGACTTGGAGATCAATTCGTAGATCCGCGCCGAATCCCGGGACGCATTGAACACAAATGCGTCATTATATAGGGTGAAGAGATCGGGGATCGGTAATTCGTTGGGGCATGGCATGCAGTACCCGCACTCGGTGCACCCGATTTTGACCCGCCCTTGGAAGATCTGTCTTGCCTTGGCGAGCGCGGCGAGTTCGTCCGCGGTCATCGACCCCGGCTCCGCCTCCGAGGCAATCCTCAAGTTCTCGACCACCTGGCCCATCGTGCTCATTCCGCTCAAGACCACGGACACTTCCGGCCGGTTCAGAACCCACCTCAGTCCCCATTCGGCAGGGGACCAGTCGGTCCGAATCTGCTCCATCTCAGCTTTGACTTCAGCCGGAAGGCCTGACGCCAGCTTGCCGCCGCGCAGCGGCTCCATGACCACAACAGCCAGGCCCCGGGAGGATGCGTACTCCAGTCCTCTGACTCCAGCCTGGCACTCCACGTCCACGTAGTTCAGCATTATCTGGCACAGACTCCAATCGTAGGAGTCGACAACGGACTTGAAAAGGTCGAAGGTGTCGTGGAACGAGAAACCGGCGAACCCTATGCGCCCCCGGGAGAGTTCGCGGTCGAGGAACTTCCTGACCCCCAGGCCGCGCAGTCTCTCCCAAATGGACTTGTTGAGCGAATGCAGCAGGTAGCAGTCGATCCGGTCGGTCTCGAGCCGGTCGAGCTGCTCGTCCAGGTACCTGGTGAAGTCGTCCGAGGTCTTACACAGCCAGGTCGGAAGCTTGGTCGCCACCCGAACCTGTTGCCTGTATCCGCCTCCGAGCGCCCGGCCGACCAGGCCCTCGCTCTTGCCACGGTGGTAGTTGTAGGCTGTGTCCAGGTAGTCGACACCGTGATCTATGGCGTACCGGATCATCCGGACGGCCTCATCCTCGTCGATGGAATCGGGATCTCCCGCAACAACCGGCAACCTCATGCACCCGAAACCGAGTACCGAGACCTCGAATCCACACTGCCCGAACTGCCTGCGCTTCATCGACCATCCTCCTCGGTGCCTCTGGACACATATCTTCCACGCTACCCAACCACCAGACTACGCGGCGTCGGGAGCCCCTGCCTTCAGACGTGGGGAGGAGACGCCGCTTCCCCTCTTCTGGGCATATTCGTATCCATCGGCTTTTTGAAGCAGCCGCAGGCACTTTGGATGCACGTCGAAGCCGTTCAACTTGAAGCTCGGCCTATGCCGGACGGCTATCCGACCGGTATGCCTGTTTAATGCCGGGCGACAGGGCCTGGAACTGGCACGCATCCCAGGGTGTCGTGACCTGAATAACGCAGCCCGATGGCCTTACGGCCGATGAGCTGAGGCTGGTCAGCTCCAGGCTTGCTTACCGCAACCCCCCCCGGCTTTAGCCGTGGGGTAGCTGACACACATTCCAAGCTCTTCCGGCCTGCGCCACGCGAGACAAGTCCGGAAGCGAATGACCGCCGAGACCATTTTATCACATCCACATCGGAGCCGGACAGGATGGGCCTGGGTCGGGCAGGAAGCCCCGGGACGATTAAGGCTTGCCTTTCTGTATCACGGCAGAAGCGGACCACGAGGACATAACCAGGAGATACTTGTGGGACTCACAGACGCATAGGCTTTCATACGGGAGGGATCCCACTGAGACACTTCCAGACCGGGGTTCTCCTTGCACTTCTCTCCGCCGCCGCTTTTGGGTCTCTTCCTGTCCTGACTGTGTACGCCTACCGGGCGGCGCTACTGTCCTGACCTTGCTCTTCCTGCGGTTCGGCATTACCGCCCTGGTTTTTTCCGTACATGGCTTCACACATGGCCGAATTCCGCCTGACTCCGGGGGACTTGCTGACACTGTTCTTGCTTGGTAGGGTAGGCTACACTCTTCAGTCCGGGTTCTTCCTTTCATCAGTCAGGTTCGTTCCCGTCTCCCTGGCATCCCTTCTTTTCTGCACATACCCCGCTCTTGTGTCCGTGCTCGCCTTCCTCACCAGGGGTGACAAGATGTCCCCTGGAGAACCGGCCGCACTAGGCCTCTGCGCGACGGGACTGGCCCTGGTACTGGGTACGCCCGTCGACACGCTGGACTGGCGCGGAGTCGCCCTGCCCCTCTCAGGCACCCTGACCTACGCGTGTTACATTGTCGTCGGAAGCAAGGTGGTGACCAAGGTCCCGCCTCGGGCCGCAAGCGCCTTCGTGGCGTGATCCGCCGCGGTGGTTCTGCTCCTCGCAGGCCGGTTCACCGGCACCCTTCACTTCATGCTGGATACCTCCGGGTGGGTCGCGGTGATCCGCGTCGTGGTACTGGGACCGGTGGTCCCCATGATCGCGTTCTTCCGCAGTCTCGAGCTCATAAGCGCCACGCGCACGTCCGTGCGGAGCATGGTAGAGCCGCTGGTCACTTTTGTCCTCGCAGGTGTGCTCTTCAACGAGCGAGCCACAGCCCTGCAAGGAGTGGGGGTAGTCTTGTGCATCGCAGGCATGATGACCGCGGCCAGGTTGCGAGAAGGCAAGCCATCACGTCGCTCGAGAAAGCGGCTACCTCTTGCTCGACGGGCCGGCAACAAGCCGGCCCGACAATCAGGCTTTCTTCACCTCCACACCTGCGAGCTTCTCAAAGAACGTGGCCACAGCCCCGTGGTCCAGATCGCCTTTCCCCTCGGCCCGGAGTGCCTGGAAGACTTGCATGACCAGGCCGGTAAAGGGCAAGGGCACCCCAACGTCCTTCCCCGTGGCGAGCGCATTCGCTAGGTCCTTTATGTGCAGGTTGATCCGGAAACCGGGGGCGAACTTGCGCTCGAGGAGCAGGGGAACCTTGGCGTCCATCACATTGCTGCCGGCCAGGCCGCCCCTTATTGCCTGATAGATCGCTTCCGGATCCACTCCTGCCTTTGTTCCCAGCGCGAATGCCTCGCCGACCGCGGCTATGTTCAGGGCCACAATGATCTGGTTGCACACCTTGGTGGTGTTGCCTGCGCCAATGTCTCCCACTCGGACGACGGACTTGCCCATTGTCTTCAAGATATCCAGGCACTCCTGGAAGTCGGCCTCATCTCCACCGACCATGATGGAGAGGGTGCCCGCAACCGCTCCCGGCTGCCCTCCGCTGACAGGGGCCTCCAGCATCCTGACCCCCCGTGCCTTGGCGGCCTCCGCAACCTCCTTGGATGTCGCGGGGGCGATCGAACTCATATCGATAATGATCGACCCAGGCCGGGCGCCTTCGAGCACTCCGCCCGGTCCCATGACCGCCTTGCGGACATCAGGGGAATCCGGAAGCATGGTGATGATCACGTCGCTCCTGCTCGCCACATCCGCGCAGGACGCCGCAGTCTCAGCGCCGTCCTTGACTATCTCGTCCAGGACGTTCTGGCGGAGTTCGTATGCCACCACTGGGTACCCGGCCCGGAGCAGGTTGCGGCACATGGGTAGTCCCATAACGCCCAATCCAATGAACCCAATCTTCTTCTTCAACTTCGAACCTCCTACATCGTGTTATGGTGCTGGTGGATTCCGAAGCGGCCCATGAGTTCGTAGAATTCTCACATTCTCACCTCAGGGGTCCAGGTTGTCCGGCTCTCACTCAGTTTTCGCCGCCCTATCCGGTTACACCTGCGGGAGGCGATCCAATCTTGGACTCTTCCCGCCTGCCGCGTCAGCGAGGCATCGCTCATTTGCCGCTCTCTGGCCCTACCCCCTGCCGAACAAGAACCACGTTACCAGGAGGTATAGGCCGACTATCATGATGGATTCGATTCCAAGGTTTCCAACTTTTCGCCGGGACCGATAGAAGAGACCGATCAGGACTACGGCGCTCATGAGAAGGGCGAACATCGCCGCAACCGCGTGGGCCTGACTTACGGCGGTCAGCAGGGGCCCGGGGCGGTGGGCAGCGTCCGCGAAGAAGAGAACAGCCATATTGAACAAGTTGCTCCCCAGGGCGTTTCCGAGAGCCAGGTTGATGGCGCCGATGTTGGCAGCCGCTATGCACGTGGTCATTTCAGAGGGGGAGGTGGCCGCCGCGACCAGACCCGATTCGACGAAACCAGCCGACAGGCCAGTCTGCTGGACTATGCCTTCGGCGGATCGGGTCAGAAGAGTTCCCGCGACTACTATCACGGCCGCCCCTCCAACGAAACCCGCGGCGGCCTGCCCAAGGCTCCGCACTTTCTTAGGAGAGGGCTCGTGCGGTTCTTCTCCTCTTTCTGGCTGACCTGCCGCATCAGTCGCACGCATGGATGATTCCTGCGCAGGCGCTCCCCGTCCAGAGTTCCCCTGCCTCGGTCGGGTCTGCGGCCGGGCTTCAAACGCATTGAGAAGCCAGGAGCCGAAGACGTAGATCGCGAGGATCGCCAGGGCGTCCACGCCGGCCCCGAGGACTTCGAGGTCGAGCCGAAGGAGAATTCCCAAAGCCGCCAAAACCATCAGAAGCATCCCAACCGCCGCCGAGAGAAGATGACCCGGAGCGGCGTCGTGAATGATTGACCTCTTCCTATACACAGCGTCCGCCAGGGCTATGGTCATGATGTTGAAGAGGTTGCTTCCGAAGAGGTTGCCCGCTGCTATTTCGGGCAGACCGACCCTCGCCGCGCTGACGGAGGCGACCATTTCCGGAAGGGAAGTCCCCGCGGCGAGGAGTATCCCGCCGACCCCCACGGCGCCCAGACGCGTGCGCGCGGATATCGCTGCCCCGCCTGGATGTCTGTGCCTGACGGTACCGCCCAGACGCGTGCGCGCGGATATCGCGTCAGCCGCTCTGGTGAGGGCCAGCCCGGCACCTATTATGGCTACGCCGCTTGTGATGAAGGCCAGATACGCGTTCAAGGATCCCGACTCCCTTCGTCGCGCGGGCAGAGATGGCATCGCCCTTCTTTGTATTATAACGCAGGACATCGGTCGACTCTGGCGAATACCTTACCCAGGTCGTGGCTGTTCGGAGGTAACGTGTTGCTTACATGGGAACGCCTCCCAGCCAACAATAGGATTAGGAGGTGTCGGTCGAATGATGAGAAGTCGGTCGAGCTTGTTGCTGGTCGCGCTCTCGCTGGTCCTCTCACTGTCAGCTGGCCATTCTCTTGGTGCCCCGGAACCCATCAAGATCGGGCTTCAAGCCCCTATCACCGGGCCGTGGGCTTACGAAGGCGAGATGGCCCGAAACTGCGTCCAGATCGTGGCGGACGAGATCAACTCCGCCGGGGGCATAGCAATAGGAGCTGTCAAGCGGCCTGTTGAGATCGTTCTCGGCGACGACCAGGGTTCTCCCAGGCAAAGTGCCTTGGTAGCCCAGCGGATGCTGAGCGACAAGGTCGTCGCGGTAATCGGGACCTACGGTTCATCCATCACAGATCCGGCGTCCACCATCTACGAGCGCGCCGGCCTCGTGAACATCGCCTACGGTTCCACCGCCGAGAAACTAACCGAACAGGGGCGGAAGTTCTTCTTCAGGACCTGTTTCAGAGACGACAGGCAAGGAGCCTTCTTTGCCGCGTTCGTCAACGATACCCTGAAGGCCAAGCGTGTCGCGATTCTTCACGACAACACCACTTTCGGCAAAGGCCTCGCTGAGGCAGCCAGGCGTCCGCTTCTCGAAGCCAAGAAGGCCGACCTTGTGTTCTACGATGCGGTGACACCAGGCGAGCGTGACTTCACCGCGATCCTCAGCAGGATGCAGAAGTCCAACCCTGAGGTAGTCTACTACACTGGGTACTATGCGGAGGCAGGTCTCATCATCCGGCAGATGCGCAACCTTGGGATCAAGGCCACTTTTGTCGGGGGCAACGCGGCGATCAACGACGAGTTCATCAAAATCGCAGGCCTGGACGTGGCCCGGGGTGCTCTCATGACGCAGGAACCCCTTCCAACAGACCTCAAGTACCCTGAGTCCAAGTCCTTCCTCGACGAGTACATACGCCGGCACAAGGAGCCGCCGAGCAGCCCGTGGCCTGTGTACGCCGCCGACGCGCTCAAAGTCATCGCGGCGGCCATCTCCGCCACCGGGTCCACCGACTCCAAAGTCCTCGCCGACTACCTCCACAACGATCTGAAGGACCTGCCGGGTATTACCGGCCCGATCTCCTTCGACGCGGTGGGTGATCGGGAGGGAGCGATCTATCTGGCGTACGAGGTCACTGCTGACGGGAAGTTCGTACCCCTCCAGTAGCGTTTGTTCGAATGGAGGTGCATGCACGGGGGCCACGCTTTCGGGCGCCGGCCTCCGTGCTCCGACGACATGGTCTTCTTCCTGGAACAGTTGGTAAACGGCCTTACGGTCGGCGCCGTGTATGCCTTGGTCGCTCTGGGCTACACAATGGTGTATGGAGTCATGAGGCTCATCAACTTCGCCCACGGCGATCTATTCATGATCGGGTCCTACCTTGGGTTCACGATGCTCGTCTCCGTTTTTGCCGGAAGCAGAATCTCGCTTGGGCTGGCTCTGCTTGCAAGTATACTCGTGGCGTTGGCCGGGGTGGCGATTCTCGGCATGGCGGTGGAGCGCGTGGCATACCGACCCCTGCGCCGATCGAACAGGCTCACGGCAGTGGTCTCCGCCCTCGGGGCGGCGATCTTCCTGCAAAATGCGGCAATGCTCATCTGGGGGGCCCGATATCAGGCCTATCCCCCTTGGGCATCCCCGGACGCGCAGTGGGTGGTTGCAGGCGTCCACATCAACCTCATGCAGATCCTGATAATGGCAACGTCTCTGGTCCTCATGATAGCGCTCTACCTGTTCGTCCAGCGAACGACGGTTGGGGCAGCGATCAGGGCCACCGCCATCGACCATGACACCGCGAGGCTGATGGGCATCGATGTGGACCAGATCATCCGTCTGATCTTCCTCATAGGTCCTGCGCTTGGCGGGGTTGCTGGAGTGCTCTTGGGCCTCTATTACCGGCAGATTCACTTCACAGTTGGGTGGGCCTATGGCCTCAAGGCTTTCACCGCTGCGATCTTGGGTGGAATAGGCAACATACCTGGGGCGATGGTGGGAGGTCTCCTTCTCGGGATCCTGGAGATGCTCGGCGCTGGATACATCTCGGCCGCCTGGAAGGATGCATTCGTCTTTCTCATACTCGTCTTGCTTCTGATGTTCCGGCCCACCGGGCTCTTAGGTGAGCGCGTAGCGGAGAAGGTCTAGGGACTTCCCACGGGAGGTGTTCAAGCTGCGTGAGTTCTGGAAGTCGTTGTCTGGATTCGAGCGAAAGTACTCCAGATGGCTCCTCACGGGGCTCATCGTGCTGGCCTTGGCCTTCCCACTCATAGCCAAAGACTACTGGGTGGATGTGTGCGTTTTCTGGGGTATCTACGTCCTCCTCGGACTGAGCCTCAACATAATCGTCGGTGAAGTCGGCCTCTTCAACATGGGCCACATGGCTTTCTTCGCCATAGGCTCCTACACCACCGCCATCTTAAGCGAGCGGTTCGGCATTTCCTTGTGGCTCCTTCTGCCCACAAGCGGCATAGTAGCGGGCCTTGCCGGGTATGTCCTTGCCCGCCCCATCATCCACCTTCGTGGCGATTACCTGTTGGTCGTCACCATCGGCCTGAACGAGATGATCCGGATCAGCCTGATCAACAACCCTTGGGGCCTGACCGGCGGCCCAAACGGTCTGATCGTGCTCGACCAGTTCCGGTTCTTCGGCCGGGTGATCCAGAGCCCCACGGATTTCTACTACTTGACCTGGGCACTGGTGGCCCTGACTCTTTGGGCCCTTACCAGGCTTCAACGGTCGAGAATCGGACGGGCATGGAACTACGTACGCGAAGACGCAGTCGCGGCGGAGGCCACAGGGGTGGACACCAGATGGGCAAAGCTGCTGGCGTTCACACTCGGGGCAGGAATCGCTGGGGCAGCCGGAACCATCTTTGCCACCAAGCTCGTGGTGATCTCCCCAGAGAGTTTCACCTTCATGGAATCGGTGATCCTCTTCTCCATAGTCATCCTGGGGGGAATGGGCTCGATCCCCGGCGTGATCCTGGGCTCTGGGGCGATGCTTGTCCTGCCTGAGCTCCTTCGCAATTTCGCCCAGTACCGGATGCTCTTTTTCGGGGCAGCGATGGTGCTCATGATGATCTTTCGGCCGCAGGGCCTATGGCCCTCCAGGCGCTGGACCACACAGCTAAAGGGGGGTAAGGAAGCGTGAGCGAACCAGCATCCGGTGGAGCACTCCTCGAGCTCAGATCGGTGAGCAAGAACTTCGGGGGCCTGCGCGCCGTCAACCATTTCGACCTCGATGTCGCCGAGGGCAGCATAACCAGTCTCATCGGCCCAAACGGCGCGGGGAAGACCACGGTGTTCAACGTCATAACCGGAATCTACCGACCTGATGGCGGCCAGGTTACCTTTGCCGGGAAAGACATATCCGGGAGCCTCCCCCATCGAGTGGTTGAGGCTGGGATAGCTCGCACTTTTCAGACCCTCCGTCTGTTCGAGAACCTCACGTGCTTCGAGAACGTCCTCTCTGGGCAGCACTGTAGGAGCCGCTCAGGAGTTCTTGCATGCATTTTCGGCACAGCCGCCAGGCGGCTTGAAGAACGGCAAGCCTACGAGGAGGCAGAGAGGTGCCTCCGCAAGATGGGGATCTGGTCCTACCGAGACGAACTCGCCCGGAACCTTTCCTATGGCGACAGACGGAGGCTTGAGATCGCCCGCGCGCTGGCCACTCGTCCACGTCTTCTGATTCTCGACGAGCCCGCTGGAGGCCTCAACGAGGAAGAGTCCGCCGAGTTGATGGACATCATCAGGGGCATTCGAGACTCCGGCATCACCGTCTTCCTGATAGAGCATGACATGCAAGTCGTGATGGGCATATCTGACCTGGTAGCTGTCATGGAGAACGGGCTGAAGATAAGCGAGGGGACCCCCGCCCAAGTGCAGCAGGACCCTGCCGTAATCGAAGCCTATCTGGGTACGGACGACGACGAGCTGGGCGGTGATGACAAGTGAGCCTTCTTGAGATCCGCGAGGTCCGCATCGCTTACGGAAACGTGGAGGCGATCAAAGGCATATCCCTTACAGTGGAAGAAGGGGAGATAGTCACTCTCCTCGGGGCGAACGGGGCGGGAAAGACAACCACCCTTCGCGCGGTCTCCGGGCTGCTCAGGCCGAGGTCCGGCAGCATCAGGCTTCGGGATGACGAGATCAGCTCAATGCCTGCCCATCGAATCGTGGAGCGTGGAGTGGCGCACGTGCCAGAAGGCCGGAAGGTCTTCGGCACCCTGACCACCGAGGAGAACCTCAACCTGGGGGCTTACAGGCATCGGCACGACCCGGCGAAGGTCGCAGCAGGCCGGAAGCGTGTGTACGAACTCTTCCCCAGGCTGCTCGAACGGAGGAACCAGCTCGCGGGAACTCTCTCCGGGGGCGAGCAGCAAATGCTCGCCATAGGCCGCGGGTTGATGGCCGATCCCAGGATACTGCTTCTTGATGAGCCCTCGCTGGGCCTGGCGCCCAAGCTCGTGCAGGAGATATTCCGTACTATCAGGGGGATCAATGCTCAGGGAGTGACCATCCTCCTGGTAGAGCAGAATGCCAGGCTGGCGCTTCGAGTGTCGCACAGGGCCTACGTCCTGGAAACCGGAAAGATAGTGCTATCAGGGCCTTCGCGCGAGCTTGCGAGCGATCCTCGGATCAAGCAGGCTTACCTTGGTGGGCGCCAGAGCACCCAGTCGGCAACCGAGTAGATGAAAAGGTTCGGAGGGGTTCAGGCCATCACGGCCCCTTTTGCGTGTCGGCTGGTCCACTGCTTTGCGGTATTGCCTCGCGAGGCCTCCACGTAGTCCTCCCATTTGACGGGTGAGTCATGTTCCAGTGCAAACTGGGTCGCGCCATTTGCATCGACCACCACAAGGTGGTCCGCCAGGTTCAGGTAGCAGAAGTAGATGTCCTCAGTCTTCCGCGTTGTCGTCACTGCGCCTGCTGAGAACCTGATCTCCTTCTCACTGAGCGTGAGTTCACCGCGACCCAGCCTGGTCAAGCGTTCGGTAGACTCGATACGGAAGGCAGTGGCGGTTGTCGAGGCGTTGAGTCCGCCATCCATCGCCCCGCGCTCGAGGCGTCTTCTGAGCTGTAGGTGGTAGTCACGCTCCAGTGTTACCTCGCCTGTCTCCTTGTCCACGAATTCCAGTGCGCGAGAGATGCCCCAGGCGGCGCCGCACTTCCGGCAAACCAGCCCTTCCCTGGTCTCCTCAAGAGTGCGCACACCCCCACACTTCACGCAACCCCAGGCCACGGTGGTTATGCCGTGATGTCCGGCCAGTGCCCGCCGCGGTCGTGGGGGTTCGGCCACGAAAGAGAAGATTCTCTCCTCAATTGCCGCTCGGAGATCATGATATGTGGAGAAGTC from Bacillota bacterium includes these protein-coding regions:
- a CDS encoding aldo/keto reductase, coding for MKRRQFGQCGFEVSVLGFGCMRLPVVAGDPDSIDEDEAVRMIRYAIDHGVDYLDTAYNYHRGKSEGLVGRALGGGYRQQVRVATKLPTWLCKTSDDFTRYLDEQLDRLETDRIDCYLLHSLNKSIWERLRGLGVRKFLDRELSRGRIGFAGFSFHDTFDLFKSVVDSYDWSLCQIMLNYVDVECQAGVRGLEYASSRGLAVVVMEPLRGGKLASGLPAEVKAEMEQIRTDWSPAEWGLRWVLNRPEVSVVLSGMSTMGQVVENLRIASEAEPGSMTADELAALAKARQIFQGRVKIGCTECGYCMPCPNELPIPDLFTLYNDAFVFNASRDSARIYELISKSGKDASACVACGNCERACPQHLPVVELLKEVHKALGEARQL
- a CDS encoding DMT family transporter translates to MASHMAEFRLTPGDLLTLFLLGRVGYTLQSGFFLSSVRFVPVSLASLLFCTYPALVSVLAFLTRGDKMSPGEPAALGLCATGLALVLGTPVDTLDWRGVALPLSGTLTYACYIVVGSKVVTKVPPRAASAFVA
- the garR gene encoding 2-hydroxy-3-oxopropionate reductase, with translation MKKKIGFIGLGVMGLPMCRNLLRAGYPVVAYELRQNVLDEIVKDGAETAASCADVASRSDVIITMLPDSPDVRKAVMGPGGVLEGARPGSIIIDMSSIAPATSKEVAEAAKARGVRMLEAPVSGGQPGAVAGTLSIMVGGDEADFQECLDILKTMGKSVVRVGDIGAGNTTKVCNQIIVALNIAAVGEAFALGTKAGVDPEAIYQAIRGGLAGSNVMDAKVPLLLERKFAPGFRINLHIKDLANALATGKDVGVPLPFTGLVMQVFQALRAEGKGDLDHGAVATFFEKLAGVEVKKA
- a CDS encoding branched-chain amino acid ABC transporter substrate-binding protein; its protein translation is MMRSRSSLLLVALSLVLSLSAGHSLGAPEPIKIGLQAPITGPWAYEGEMARNCVQIVADEINSAGGIAIGAVKRPVEIVLGDDQGSPRQSALVAQRMLSDKVVAVIGTYGSSITDPASTIYERAGLVNIAYGSTAEKLTEQGRKFFFRTCFRDDRQGAFFAAFVNDTLKAKRVAILHDNTTFGKGLAEAARRPLLEAKKADLVFYDAVTPGERDFTAILSRMQKSNPEVVYYTGYYAEAGLIIRQMRNLGIKATFVGGNAAINDEFIKIAGLDVARGALMTQEPLPTDLKYPESKSFLDEYIRRHKEPPSSPWPVYAADALKVIAAAISATGSTDSKVLADYLHNDLKDLPGITGPISFDAVGDREGAIYLAYEVTADGKFVPLQ
- a CDS encoding branched-chain amino acid ABC transporter permease, translating into MVFFLEQLVNGLTVGAVYALVALGYTMVYGVMRLINFAHGDLFMIGSYLGFTMLVSVFAGSRISLGLALLASILVALAGVAILGMAVERVAYRPLRRSNRLTAVVSALGAAIFLQNAAMLIWGARYQAYPPWASPDAQWVVAGVHINLMQILIMATSLVLMIALYLFVQRTTVGAAIRATAIDHDTARLMGIDVDQIIRLIFLIGPALGGVAGVLLGLYYRQIHFTVGWAYGLKAFTAAILGGIGNIPGAMVGGLLLGILEMLGAGYISAAWKDAFVFLILVLLLMFRPTGLLGERVAEKV
- a CDS encoding branched-chain amino acid ABC transporter permease gives rise to the protein MFKLREFWKSLSGFERKYSRWLLTGLIVLALAFPLIAKDYWVDVCVFWGIYVLLGLSLNIIVGEVGLFNMGHMAFFAIGSYTTAILSERFGISLWLLLPTSGIVAGLAGYVLARPIIHLRGDYLLVVTIGLNEMIRISLINNPWGLTGGPNGLIVLDQFRFFGRVIQSPTDFYYLTWALVALTLWALTRLQRSRIGRAWNYVREDAVAAEATGVDTRWAKLLAFTLGAGIAGAAGTIFATKLVVISPESFTFMESVILFSIVILGGMGSIPGVILGSGAMLVLPELLRNFAQYRMLFFGAAMVLMMIFRPQGLWPSRRWTTQLKGGKEA
- a CDS encoding ABC transporter ATP-binding protein gives rise to the protein MSEPASGGALLELRSVSKNFGGLRAVNHFDLDVAEGSITSLIGPNGAGKTTVFNVITGIYRPDGGQVTFAGKDISGSLPHRVVEAGIARTFQTLRLFENLTCFENVLSGQHCRSRSGVLACIFGTAARRLEERQAYEEAERCLRKMGIWSYRDELARNLSYGDRRRLEIARALATRPRLLILDEPAGGLNEEESAELMDIIRGIRDSGITVFLIEHDMQVVMGISDLVAVMENGLKISEGTPAQVQQDPAVIEAYLGTDDDELGGDDK
- a CDS encoding ABC transporter ATP-binding protein — protein: MSLLEIREVRIAYGNVEAIKGISLTVEEGEIVTLLGANGAGKTTTLRAVSGLLRPRSGSIRLRDDEISSMPAHRIVERGVAHVPEGRKVFGTLTTEENLNLGAYRHRHDPAKVAAGRKRVYELFPRLLERRNQLAGTLSGGEQQMLAIGRGLMADPRILLLDEPSLGLAPKLVQEIFRTIRGINAQGVTILLVEQNARLALRVSHRAYVLETGKIVLSGPSRELASDPRIKQAYLGGRQSTQSATE